A region from the Nostoc sp. HK-01 genome encodes:
- a CDS encoding phosphate ABC transporter, inner membrane subunit PstC codes for MTIAKKTRFSAKLLRNLRERIIEFILFLAALSSVATTIAIVGILLYESVKFFHQVSLWEFLTDTQWTPLFDDKHFGIWPLVAGTLTTTAVALLVAIPLGTIIAIYLSEFAPPIVREVVKPVLELLAGIPTVVYGYFALLFVTPLLQVVLPDLSGFNMLSAGLVIGMMIIPYVSSLSEDAMRAVPTHLREGSYATGATRLQTALRVVLPSAISGISAAYILGISRAVGETMVVAIAAGGQPNLTFNPLEPAATMTAYIVGVSLGDLPHGSLEYETIFAVGLTLMLMTLVFNIIGYFLSKRYREIY; via the coding sequence ATGACTATTGCTAAAAAAACTCGATTTTCTGCCAAGCTATTACGTAATTTGCGGGAACGAATCATAGAATTTATCTTGTTTCTCGCAGCATTGTCTTCGGTAGCAACAACAATAGCTATCGTTGGTATCTTGCTTTACGAGTCGGTGAAATTCTTCCATCAAGTATCGTTATGGGAATTTTTGACAGATACTCAATGGACACCTTTATTTGATGACAAGCATTTTGGTATTTGGCCTTTAGTGGCTGGGACATTAACTACAACAGCAGTCGCCTTATTAGTAGCTATTCCCTTGGGGACAATTATTGCAATTTACTTGAGTGAATTTGCTCCTCCTATAGTTCGGGAAGTAGTTAAGCCAGTTTTGGAATTACTTGCAGGTATTCCAACTGTGGTTTACGGTTACTTTGCGTTATTATTCGTCACGCCATTGTTGCAAGTTGTTTTACCAGACTTATCCGGTTTTAATATGCTGAGTGCAGGTTTAGTCATCGGGATGATGATTATTCCCTACGTGAGTTCCTTGAGTGAAGATGCGATGCGTGCTGTTCCGACACATTTACGGGAGGGGTCTTATGCAACAGGCGCGACACGCTTGCAGACAGCATTACGCGTAGTTTTGCCATCAGCAATTTCAGGGATTTCCGCTGCATATATTTTGGGAATTTCCCGTGCTGTGGGTGAAACAATGGTGGTGGCTATTGCGGCTGGGGGACAACCAAATCTCACCTTTAACCCCCTGGAACCAGCAGCGACAATGACTGCTTATATTGTTGGCGTGAGTTTGGGCGACTTACCCCACGGCAGTTTGGAGTATGAAACTATCTTTGCAGTGGGACTGACGCTGATGCTGATGACCTTGGTCTTCAATATTATTGGTTATTTCCTCAGCAAGCGCTATCGAGAAATTTATTAA
- a CDS encoding ABC transporter-like protein yields the protein MNKLIPAIKVKNLSLYYNTQKILEGVSMDIYQDKVTAIIGPSGCGKSTFIKSLNRMNELEADVQVEGKVEFYNQNIYERRVNLNRLRRQVSMVLPKPNLFPMSVYDNVAYGVKILGWRPKVELDQIVESAIKDADLWDEVKNKLHKSALELSGGQQQRLCIARALAVKPKIILMDEPCFGLDPIAATKVEGLIQSLRLRSELTMVIISHNLQQVTRISDFTAFFSTNEHRIGQMVEFGLTKKIFTNALDIRTREYVLSRLGSSKYENR from the coding sequence ATGAATAAGCTAATTCCAGCAATCAAAGTTAAAAATCTTAGCCTTTACTACAACACCCAAAAAATCCTGGAAGGGGTATCAATGGATATTTACCAGGATAAAGTAACAGCAATTATTGGCCCTAGTGGTTGTGGTAAGTCTACTTTTATTAAAAGCCTCAATCGGATGAACGAATTAGAAGCTGACGTTCAAGTTGAGGGGAAAGTAGAATTTTACAATCAAAATATTTATGAACGTCGAGTCAATTTAAATCGATTACGTCGCCAAGTCAGCATGGTGCTGCCTAAGCCAAATCTTTTTCCTATGAGTGTTTATGATAATGTTGCTTATGGTGTAAAAATTCTGGGATGGCGACCGAAGGTAGAATTAGATCAAATTGTCGAATCTGCTATCAAAGACGCTGATCTTTGGGATGAAGTCAAAAATAAACTGCATAAATCTGCTTTAGAACTTTCTGGCGGACAACAACAACGACTCTGTATAGCCCGTGCTTTAGCAGTGAAACCAAAAATTATTCTCATGGATGAACCTTGTTTTGGGCTTGATCCGATAGCGGCGACAAAGGTAGAAGGTTTAATTCAGAGTTTGCGTTTGCGATCGGAATTAACAATGGTGATTATTAGCCATAATTTGCAGCAAGTCACGCGCATATCTGATTTCACAGCTTTTTTCAGTACCAATGAACATCGCATTGGTCAAATGGTAGAATTTGGACTGACAAAAAAAATTTTTACTAACGCCTTGGATATCCGCACCCGTGAATATGTGTTAAGCCGCCTTGGTAGTAGTAAATATGAAAATCGATAA
- a CDS encoding phosphate ABC transporter periplasmic phosphate-binding protein translates to MSKISLKLNSWTVAAGISMIATTLGLSMSAVQSQSVKTIAIDGSSTVFPITEAVAEEFQKSQGGRVRVTVGVSGTGGGFKKFCRGETDISGASRPILQKEIEACKAAGIRYMELPVAYDAITVVVNPQNTWAKNLSVAELKKMWEPGAQGKVNSWSQIRQGFPNAPLKLFGPGANSGTFDYFTEAIVGKAKSSRGDFTASEDDNVLVQGVSRDKNAIGYFGYAYYAENQKRLKAVPVNGVLPSPTTVKNGSYSPLSRPLFIYVSSKSVDKPEVKQFVQFYLRNGAKFAQETRYVALPASAYTTAQSHFGKKRFGTVFGGKEAVGLKIDELLRREAQ, encoded by the coding sequence GTGAGTAAAATTAGCTTGAAGCTTAATAGCTGGACAGTAGCTGCCGGGATTTCGATGATAGCAACTACTTTGGGTTTATCCATGTCTGCTGTTCAATCCCAAAGCGTGAAAACTATTGCAATTGATGGTTCTAGTACTGTTTTCCCCATCACAGAAGCAGTAGCAGAAGAATTTCAAAAATCTCAAGGCGGTAGAGTTCGGGTGACAGTTGGTGTTTCCGGTACTGGTGGTGGGTTTAAAAAATTCTGTCGGGGTGAGACAGATATTTCCGGCGCTTCCCGTCCGATTTTGCAAAAAGAAATTGAAGCTTGTAAAGCTGCTGGTATTCGCTATATGGAACTACCAGTAGCTTATGATGCCATCACAGTAGTAGTTAATCCCCAAAATACTTGGGCGAAGAATTTGTCTGTAGCCGAACTCAAAAAAATGTGGGAGCCAGGCGCACAGGGTAAAGTTAATAGTTGGAGTCAGATCCGCCAAGGTTTTCCCAATGCACCTTTAAAGTTATTTGGCCCTGGTGCTAATTCGGGAACTTTTGACTATTTTACCGAAGCTATTGTGGGTAAAGCGAAATCTAGTCGCGGTGACTTTACCGCTAGTGAAGACGATAACGTGCTTGTACAAGGTGTTTCCCGCGATAAAAACGCCATTGGCTATTTTGGTTACGCCTACTATGCAGAAAACCAAAAAAGGTTAAAAGCAGTACCTGTTAATGGTGTATTACCATCACCGACTACCGTAAAAAATGGTAGTTACTCTCCTTTATCTCGTCCTTTGTTTATCTATGTCAGTTCCAAGTCTGTGGATAAACCAGAAGTGAAACAGTTTGTGCAGTTCTATTTACGCAATGGGGCAAAATTTGCCCAAGAAACAAGATATGTAGCGCTACCAGCTTCCGCTTATACCACAGCCCAAAGCCATTTTGGTAAAAAGAGATTTGGCACTGTTTTTGGTGGTAAAGAGGCTGTGGGACTAAAAATTGACGAACTGCTGCGTCGAGAAGCTCAGTAA
- a CDS encoding phosphate ABC transporter inner membrane subunit PstA, producing the protein MVSQTIPYIRKIITRNKRSQNIFSIIGLLSMLVGIITLFALIFDLFSDGWPRLSWQFITSFPSRKAEQAGILSAWVGTMLVMLVTALAAIPIGIASGIYLEEYARKNWISALIEINVTNLAGVPSIIYGLLALGVFVYGLNLGQSVITAGLTLALLILPVVIVTTREALRAIPNSIREAAYATGASKWQMIWDHVLPYSTGTILTGIIVALARAIGETAPLVTIGALTFIAFLPDSPITGQFPFVSFAWLLAPFTVLPIQMFDWVSRPQAEFQVNAAAAGIVLIAITLAMNAVAIYIRYRLRQKIKW; encoded by the coding sequence ATGGTTAGTCAAACTATTCCCTACATTCGCAAAATTATCACGCGCAACAAGCGATCGCAAAATATTTTTAGCATCATTGGCTTGTTGTCCATGTTAGTCGGTATTATCACCTTATTCGCATTAATCTTTGACTTGTTTAGTGATGGATGGCCGCGTCTTTCTTGGCAATTTATCACCTCATTTCCCAGTCGTAAAGCCGAACAAGCAGGTATCCTCTCGGCTTGGGTAGGGACAATGTTAGTCATGCTAGTCACCGCATTAGCAGCAATTCCCATTGGTATCGCATCAGGAATTTACTTAGAAGAATACGCCCGTAAAAATTGGATATCTGCCTTAATTGAGATTAACGTTACCAACCTAGCCGGAGTTCCTTCCATCATTTACGGACTTTTGGCTTTGGGTGTGTTTGTCTATGGCTTAAACTTGGGTCAAAGTGTGATTACTGCTGGGTTAACTTTGGCATTATTAATTTTACCAGTAGTCATTGTCACTACCCGCGAAGCCCTCCGCGCCATTCCCAATAGTATTAGGGAAGCCGCCTACGCCACTGGTGCTTCCAAATGGCAAATGATTTGGGATCATGTCCTGCCATATTCTACAGGCACAATTTTAACTGGAATTATTGTCGCCTTAGCCAGAGCGATCGGGGAAACTGCACCCCTCGTTACCATTGGCGCACTCACATTTATCGCTTTTTTACCAGACTCCCCCATCACAGGACAATTCCCTTTTGTCTCCTTTGCTTGGTTACTGGCTCCCTTCACAGTACTACCAATCCAAATGTTTGATTGGGTGTCTCGTCCCCAAGCCGAATTCCAGGTGAACGCCGCCGCCGCAGGTATCGTGCTAATTGCTATTACCCTCGCCATGAATGCTGTTGCTATTTACATCCGCTATCGTTTACGCCAAAAAATCAAATGGTAG
- a CDS encoding phosphate ABC transporter ATPase subunit: MVETPLKASVDYLNFYYGGKVHALKDIHLPIADKQVTALIGPSGCGKTTLLRCFNRMHDLYPGNRYKGEITLKPDGINLLSHKVDPIEVRMRISMVFQRPNPFPKSIYENVAYGLRVRGESKRGVIDDKVEKALRNAALWDEVNDRLNDLAYNLSGGQQQRLCIARALATEPEIVLFDEPTSALDPIATASIEELIGKLKETVTILIVTHSMQQAARVSDYTAFMYLGELIEFNKTEVIFHHPVDKKTADYVSGRFG; encoded by the coding sequence ATGGTAGAAACTCCTCTCAAAGCCTCTGTTGATTACCTCAATTTTTACTACGGTGGTAAAGTTCACGCCCTCAAAGACATTCATTTGCCCATTGCAGACAAGCAAGTAACAGCCCTAATTGGCCCTTCTGGATGTGGTAAAACTACCTTGCTACGATGCTTTAACCGGATGCACGACTTATATCCGGGAAATCGCTACAAAGGCGAAATCACTCTTAAACCAGATGGAATTAACCTCCTTAGTCATAAAGTAGACCCCATTGAAGTACGAATGCGAATTAGTATGGTATTTCAAAGACCCAATCCTTTTCCTAAATCAATTTACGAAAATGTTGCTTATGGTTTGCGTGTCCGGGGTGAATCGAAACGTGGTGTGATTGATGACAAAGTAGAAAAAGCTTTACGCAACGCGGCTTTGTGGGATGAAGTCAATGATCGGTTAAATGATTTAGCCTATAATCTTTCTGGTGGTCAACAGCAGAGGTTATGTATTGCCCGTGCATTAGCTACTGAACCAGAGATAGTATTGTTTGATGAGCCGACATCTGCATTAGACCCCATAGCCACTGCCAGTATTGAAGAGTTGATTGGCAAGTTAAAAGAAACGGTAACAATATTAATTGTCACTCACAGTATGCAGCAGGCTGCGCGGGTTTCTGACTATACGGCGTTTATGTATTTGGGTGAATTGATTGAATTTAACAAAACAGAAGTGATTTTTCATCATCCTGTGGATAAAAAGACCGCAGATTATGTAAGTGGGCGATTTGGGTAA
- a CDS encoding family 39 glycosyl transferase: protein MTKNWFRIGLVSIFLLSLALRFWGLDRFNTLVFDEIYYAKFGNNYLTHVSFFDGHPPLGKLIIALGIWLGSHVPFWHESVNGLTGSLRSPWDYRWINAFLGSFIPLLIAGIAYQLSSRRSFALIAGLFTAVDGIFIVESRYALINIYIVLFGLLGHWLFLLALNNQRQKRKLCLIIAGIAFGCSIATKWNGLFFLAGVYVLWIFAWIWQIFVTKINHNDAEINQESSSPLQKLTQLYVWQVVLFLGVLPLTVYSLIWIPHLQLDTKYGFIAVHKQILAFHERLGGNNAEVHPYCAAWYKWPLLTRPMAYYYQTAQKATDPLPGLGPELPAGAGKIIYDVHAMGNPFLWWFGVTAIIFLIGMLIASMVMFWQQQKRFTLPKNLTVDTWIALYLVVNYATNLVPWMGVSRCAFIYHYMTAVVFAFLAIAWFVDQCLRSYYRPLQAIGVTISLMILVAFVYWLPIYLGLPITSADYKLRMWFNSWI, encoded by the coding sequence ATGACTAAAAATTGGTTCCGCATTGGGTTAGTGAGTATCTTTTTACTCTCACTCGCTTTGAGATTTTGGGGACTAGATAGGTTTAACACCTTAGTCTTTGATGAAATTTACTACGCTAAATTTGGGAATAACTATCTCACCCATGTTTCTTTTTTCGATGGTCATCCACCGTTAGGAAAACTGATAATTGCCCTAGGTATCTGGCTAGGTAGTCATGTACCATTTTGGCATGAAAGCGTGAATGGACTCACAGGTTCGCTGCGATCGCCTTGGGATTATCGTTGGATTAATGCTTTTTTAGGCTCGTTTATCCCTTTACTAATTGCTGGGATTGCTTATCAATTAAGTTCTCGGCGCAGTTTTGCCTTAATTGCTGGCTTATTCACCGCTGTTGATGGCATATTTATCGTTGAATCTCGCTATGCGCTAATCAATATATATATAGTTTTATTTGGTTTGTTGGGGCATTGGTTATTTCTTTTAGCCTTAAATAACCAGAGACAAAAACGGAAATTATGTTTAATAATTGCGGGTATCGCCTTTGGTTGTTCTATTGCGACTAAATGGAATGGTTTATTTTTTCTAGCTGGTGTTTATGTTTTGTGGATATTTGCTTGGATATGGCAAATATTCGTCACAAAAATCAATCATAATGATGCAGAAATTAATCAAGAATCTTCATCCCCGCTGCAAAAGTTAACACAATTATATGTTTGGCAAGTTGTCTTATTTTTAGGAGTTCTCCCACTTACCGTTTATAGCCTGATTTGGATTCCCCATTTACAACTAGATACCAAATATGGATTTATCGCCGTCCACAAGCAAATCTTAGCTTTTCATGAACGGCTGGGTGGGAATAATGCTGAAGTACATCCCTACTGTGCTGCTTGGTATAAATGGCCGTTGTTAACTCGACCAATGGCATATTATTACCAAACAGCCCAAAAAGCGACTGATCCATTACCTGGTTTGGGGCCTGAATTACCTGCTGGTGCCGGGAAAATTATTTATGATGTTCATGCAATGGGTAACCCTTTTTTGTGGTGGTTTGGTGTGACTGCCATAATATTTTTAATAGGGATGCTCATTGCTTCAATGGTAATGTTTTGGCAGCAGCAAAAAAGGTTTACCTTACCAAAAAATCTCACTGTTGATACATGGATTGCCTTATATTTAGTGGTAAATTATGCCACTAACTTAGTCCCGTGGATGGGTGTATCGAGGTGCGCTTTTATTTACCACTACATGACTGCTGTGGTATTTGCATTTTTAGCGATCGCTTGGTTTGTCGATCAATGTCTGCGTAGCTATTATCGGCCATTACAGGCGATCGGTGTCACCATTTCTTTGATGATTTTGGTGGCTTTTGTGTATTGGTTGCCCATTTATTTAGGTTTACCTATCACATCCGCAGATTATAAACTACGGATGTGGTTTAACTCTTGGATTTAA
- a CDS encoding phosphoenolpyruvate synthase produces the protein MVTVSHQTLSSLSQERSLILWFDEVGIKDIHLVGGKNASLGEMIQQLTPKGVNVPMGFATTAYAYRYFIQSAGLEAKLRQLFADLNVEDVNNLRERGDKARSLLLHTPFPEDLRQAIAKAYASLCEQYLTETDVAVRSSATAEDLPDASFAGQQETYLNIVGVEEVITACHKCFASIFTDRAISYRHTKGFDHFNVALSVGVQKMVRSDLATSGVMFSIDTETGFKDAALITAAYGLGENVVQGAVNPDEYVVFKPTLKTGFRPIIDKKLGSKEIKMIYVPATEIDIMACAADSAHTLTVRADDDNCKLTKNVPVSESDRTKFALNDEEILQLGKWACVIEDHYSQVHGNYTPMDIEWAKDGITNQLFIVQARPETVQSQKNTNVLRSYRLVSGKETPTPLVTGRAIGEAISQGKVSVIVNVHDIDKFQPGDVLVTERTDPDWEPIMKRASAIITNAGGRTCHAAIIARELGVPAIVGCGNATQILKNNQEVTVSCAEGEDGQVYPGLLPFEVQEVPLENLPRTHTQILMNVGNPQEAFSLSAIPNDGVGLARTEFIIANQIQIHPMALIHYDQLQDAKVKAQITEITSLYDDKPQYFVDKLAQGIGRIAAAFYPKPVIVRMSDFKSNEYANLLGGKQFEPHEENPMLGWRGAARYYDEGYKAAFALECQAIKRVRDEMGLTNVIPMIPFCRTPEEGKLVLAEMAKNGLQQGVNNLQVYVMCELPSNVILAEEFANVFDGFSIGSNDLTQLTLGLDRDSALVARLFDERSPAVKQMVKMAIEAAKKRHRKIGICGQAPSDYPEFAQFLVEQGIDSISLNPDSVLKTMLEIAKVENPES, from the coding sequence ATGGTTACAGTATCTCATCAAACATTGTCCTCACTTTCTCAAGAGCGATCGCTCATTCTTTGGTTTGATGAGGTAGGCATTAAAGATATACACCTAGTAGGTGGAAAAAATGCCTCCTTGGGAGAGATGATTCAACAATTAACCCCTAAAGGTGTGAATGTACCAATGGGGTTTGCAACTACCGCTTATGCTTATCGTTATTTCATCCAATCAGCGGGATTAGAAGCAAAGTTACGCCAACTTTTTGCTGATTTAAATGTTGAGGATGTGAACAATTTACGCGAACGGGGAGACAAAGCGCGATCGCTATTACTGCACACACCATTCCCTGAAGATTTACGACAGGCGATTGCTAAAGCTTACGCGAGTTTATGTGAGCAATACTTAACAGAAACTGATGTTGCAGTTCGTTCTAGCGCCACCGCCGAAGACCTCCCCGATGCGAGTTTTGCTGGACAGCAAGAAACTTATTTAAATATTGTGGGTGTTGAAGAAGTCATCACAGCTTGTCATAAATGTTTTGCTTCTATATTTACTGACCGCGCTATTTCTTATCGTCATACTAAAGGATTTGATCATTTTAATGTGGCTTTATCTGTTGGTGTCCAAAAAATGGTGCGTTCTGATTTAGCAACTTCGGGAGTAATGTTTTCTATTGATACCGAAACCGGGTTTAAAGATGCCGCTTTGATTACCGCCGCTTATGGTTTAGGTGAAAACGTTGTTCAAGGTGCAGTTAATCCCGATGAATATGTGGTATTTAAACCAACATTAAAAACAGGTTTTCGCCCAATTATAGATAAGAAATTGGGTAGTAAAGAAATCAAAATGATTTATGTGCCGGCAACGGAAATAGATATAATGGCTTGTGCTGCTGATAGCGCCCATACATTAACAGTGAGAGCCGATGATGATAATTGTAAGTTAACCAAAAATGTACCCGTTAGTGAAAGCGATCGCACTAAATTTGCCCTGAATGATGAAGAAATTTTACAACTAGGAAAATGGGCTTGCGTTATCGAAGACCATTACTCCCAAGTTCACGGTAATTACACCCCAATGGATATTGAGTGGGCAAAAGATGGCATTACTAATCAACTATTTATAGTCCAAGCGCGTCCTGAAACTGTGCAGTCGCAGAAAAACACCAATGTCTTGCGGAGTTATCGCTTAGTATCGGGGAAAGAAACCCCAACACCTTTAGTTACAGGACGCGCCATAGGCGAAGCCATCAGCCAAGGTAAAGTGAGTGTCATTGTTAATGTCCACGATATCGACAAATTCCAACCAGGAGATGTATTAGTAACCGAAAGAACCGACCCCGACTGGGAACCAATTATGAAACGTGCCAGTGCAATTATTACCAACGCTGGTGGACGTACCTGTCATGCAGCGATTATTGCACGAGAATTAGGTGTGCCGGCGATCGTTGGTTGCGGGAATGCAACGCAAATCCTCAAAAACAATCAAGAGGTTACAGTTTCTTGTGCTGAAGGCGAAGACGGTCAAGTTTATCCCGGCTTATTACCTTTTGAAGTCCAAGAAGTTCCTCTAGAAAACTTACCCCGCACTCACACGCAAATATTAATGAATGTGGGAAATCCCCAGGAGGCTTTTAGTTTATCTGCAATTCCCAACGATGGCGTAGGTTTAGCGCGGACAGAATTTATCATTGCAAATCAAATTCAAATTCATCCAATGGCGTTAATTCACTACGACCAATTGCAAGATGCAAAAGTCAAAGCCCAAATAACAGAAATTACCTCACTTTATGATGATAAACCACAGTATTTTGTTGATAAATTAGCCCAAGGTATAGGCAGAATTGCCGCAGCCTTTTATCCCAAACCTGTGATTGTGCGGATGTCAGATTTTAAGAGTAATGAATATGCAAATTTATTAGGTGGTAAACAATTTGAACCTCATGAAGAAAACCCCATGCTAGGTTGGCGCGGTGCAGCACGTTATTATGATGAGGGTTATAAAGCCGCTTTTGCCTTAGAATGTCAAGCCATCAAACGCGTCCGGGATGAAATGGGTTTAACAAATGTCATCCCCATGATTCCATTTTGCCGCACTCCCGAAGAAGGAAAGTTAGTATTAGCAGAGATGGCAAAAAATGGCTTGCAACAAGGCGTGAATAACTTGCAAGTTTATGTCATGTGTGAGTTACCCAGTAACGTAATTTTGGCAGAAGAATTTGCCAATGTTTTTGATGGTTTTTCCATCGGTTCCAATGATTTAACTCAGCTAACCTTGGGTTTAGACAGAGATTCGGCTTTAGTCGCCAGATTATTTGATGAACGCAGTCCCGCCGTTAAGCAAATGGTCAAAATGGCCATCGAAGCTGCCAAAAAACGCCACCGCAAAATCGGTATTTGTGGACAAGCACCCAGCGATTACCCAGAATTTGCCCAGTTTTTAGTAGAACAGGGCATTGATTCTATCAGTTTAAATCCTGATTCTGTATTAAAAACAATGCTGGAAATCGCAAAAGTGGAAAATCCTGAGTCTTAA
- a CDS encoding 4-hydroxyphenylpyruvate dioxygenase, with protein MEIAHVHFYVENAPAWRDWCVDYLGFTAVNSGISSNHTCTEMVQSGAICFLLSSPLLPTSPVAVFLRQHPPGVADIAFAVTDVADAIAQAAAQGATILEPIQEYLGYKCGKIAAWGGMTHTLMEKPAGGKRETRDRPMFTAIDHLVLNVPVGELERAVAWYKNVLDLQPQQAFKIKTDRSGLYSQVLVSRNGSVQLPINEPASSNSQIQEFLTVNRGAGIQHIALRTSNLISVIAQLRSRGLSLLSVPQTYYSQLKKRTEFRLSPLELEAIAQQEILVDWQANSQNALLLQIFTQPIFAQPTFFFEFIERRFQAQGFGEGNFRALFEAIESEQIKRGTLQ; from the coding sequence ATGGAAATTGCTCACGTTCACTTCTATGTAGAAAATGCTCCGGCTTGGCGGGATTGGTGCGTAGATTATCTGGGATTTACCGCAGTTAATAGTGGAATAAGTTCCAATCACACTTGTACGGAAATGGTACAAAGTGGCGCTATTTGTTTTTTGCTATCTTCACCATTATTGCCCACAAGTCCGGTTGCGGTGTTTTTGCGTCAACATCCTCCTGGTGTGGCGGATATTGCTTTTGCTGTAACAGATGTAGCAGATGCGATCGCTCAAGCAGCAGCACAAGGAGCTACAATCTTAGAACCCATCCAAGAATATCTCGGTTATAAGTGCGGGAAAATTGCGGCTTGGGGTGGAATGACTCATACGTTGATGGAAAAACCAGCGGGGGGAAAACGGGAAACACGCGATCGCCCTATGTTTACTGCCATCGATCATCTAGTATTAAATGTACCAGTTGGTGAGTTAGAGCGTGCTGTGGCTTGGTACAAAAATGTTTTAGATTTGCAACCGCAACAAGCATTTAAAATTAAAACCGATCGCTCTGGGTTATATAGTCAAGTGCTAGTTTCCCGCAATGGCAGTGTACAATTACCCATTAATGAACCAGCTTCTAGTAATTCGCAAATTCAAGAATTTTTAACTGTGAATCGCGGTGCGGGGATTCAACACATTGCTTTGCGAACATCCAACTTGATTAGTGTGATCGCGCAATTACGCAGCCGTGGTTTATCTTTACTGTCAGTTCCCCAAACTTACTACTCCCAGCTGAAAAAGCGGACAGAATTTCGCTTATCGCCCTTAGAATTAGAAGCGATCGCTCAACAAGAAATTTTAGTAGACTGGCAAGCTAATAGTCAAAACGCTTTATTACTGCAAATTTTTACTCAACCTATCTTTGCACAGCCGACATTTTTCTTTGAGTTTATTGAAAGGCGTTTCCAAGCACAAGGTTTTGGCGAAGGAAATTTTCGGGCTTTATTTGAAGCAATTGAAAGCGAACAAATAAAACGCGGAACTTTGCAATAA